A stretch of DNA from Cottoperca gobio chromosome 18, fCotGob3.1, whole genome shotgun sequence:
atatataNNNNNNNNNNNNNNNNNNNNNNNNNAGGAAAAGTTGAAGCAAATCTCCACaagcacaccacacacacacacacacacacacacacacacacacacacaacacacacacacactccgcagGAACACAGATTAACACTCAGTCCTGTCAGAAAACCCGAAGATTAATAATGGACCTGCaatttgaggtgtgtgtgtgtggtgtgtgtgtgtctagctCAGCAGGTTATTAATGGAGCGCTCCTGTGGAGGTCTCACTGAGATTGTCACCGCTGCTCCCCAACACCACCGCCTGTGGATAACACGCGCACAAAATCACAATCATTTCTGCACTGCTTGAGTAGAAGCACACACTCAAAAGCCATTACAACAGACCCTCTGTCTTGTACTGcagttggcacacacacacacacacacacacacaccctccaacACACAACAGCTTCCCGCAGCCACTCAGACATCCACTTATGTTGCTGATGGAAGCTTTGCTCAAAGATgattgtttaaaagaaagaaaaaaaaccaccCGATTTTGACAAAAGGAGcatctttgttttaactttgttCCCACGCATCCAAATATTTCCCTCCTGTAGGAAGATGGTTTATTAATAGGATTACAGAGGAATCAAATTCAAGAAAACCTTGAGTcatgtttaatacatttgacatgCACTGTACCTTCCTTTTCAAAACACTCGGCTAGTTAAATAAATCTGGCAGACAGCTGCGATTGGGGGCGTCGACCTGACAACCCTAATAAACAAACGCTCTCACAGATTCCACTTTAATGGCACGAGATATAAAATGCACAGAAACATCTGCCGAGATAACACTTTATGTGACATGTCCTGGTTGCGTATCCATCCGTCTGCGCCGtgcctcccctccctccctcacacacagaaGCATGAGCATCCATCTCCTGAGCGTCTCATGTTGTCCTCGTTCTCTCTCCACAGCAACCCAACATCAAGCAGAAGTTTGTCGCCTTGCTGAAAAGGTTTAAAGTCACTGATGAGGTAGGTGCTTCAGCTTTTATCACACACTTCCACATTCAGAGCGTGTATTTGCTTCAGAGGTCGCTGCTGAAGTCGACATGTATTCCCGAGGTAGCTTTGAAGacacagagaggtgtgtgtgggagagatgTGGCAGAACAACTGAGAATCAGCTGAAACGGTAAACATTGTGGAATTAAAAtagaacagaaatgtgttttatgtgattCTGGAGTCATTGCACCAGAAGGTGGGTGTTTGATCTCACACTGCTCACACatctgaaagaaagagagagctatatatatatattttttttaatatttatttatttatttatttatttatatatatttatatttatatttatatatatatttatataaaaactatatatatatttatataaaaactatatatatatttatataaaaactatatatatatatatttatataaaaactatatatatatttatataaaaactatatatatatttatataaaaactatatatatatttatataaaaactatatatatatttagttttttatatatatattttttaatatatatttatatatattaaaatatattacaattttatatatattaaaaaataataataataaaagaatttgagaaaagaaaatatatattctattttttcaaattcttttaatattattattctttaataACTCATTAGTTCTGTATTTCTTTGCTTTTGCCCGTAGCTTGATCTCTCCTGTCCCGTCGGTTTTAATTCTATCATCTGGTTGTAAAAACAGTTGCAGAGCCTCGTGGCTAAATGTTGATGTCAACAGGAAAAGCTGTTTTTATAGCGTCTATATGTGTAAACAGAGCTGATCAGAGCTGCATGGCCAGTTTGTACACTCGGTCACGCGTCTCTGTGTCTCGTCTAGGTCGGTTTTGGCCTGGAGCATGTGTCGAGGGAGCAGatccaggaggtggaggaggatctggacGAGCTCTACGACAGCCTGGAGATGTACAACCCCAGCGACAGTGGGCCGGAGATGGAGGAGACCGACAGCATCCTCAGCACGCCCAAACCTAAGCTAAGGTAGCAGCGCGGACACAGATCATAGTCTCTAGAGTAGACGTATGCACCGCTTCACCTACACTTTGGTGCAGCACGCTTGACATGCAAACACTTATAGGACTCACCGTTGACAATTCAGAGCTCCCTCTGCTGGTGGAAACTGCTCGTTGTAGTCATATATtaaagtttatttgaggtttacATGAACCAGAATGAGAAAAAGGCATGACAGTCACAGataatctatttttaaatgcCTCGTCTAACTTATTTCTAGTCCTTTTCTTGTGATCTCGGTCCCAATTTTGcctcaaaatattcaaataaagcaaaggagcaatataaataaatgtggctCTGACGGCTcttttctacttcctgtttctttgtGCCTGTCAAAGCGCTGTTCAGGTTTATTAAAGGcctaaacacattttgttttcctctgtctctgtctcgttCAGGCCCTTCTTCGAGGGAATGTCCCAGTCCAGCTCCCAGACGGAGATCGGCAGTCTGAACAGCAAAGGCAGTTTGGGTCGAGACACTTTCAGCCCGGTGAGTAACTCCGATCCAcgaggaagcagcagctgcGGCATCAGCAGGAATTTCACTTATGTGAGCTGTGGGGCGTTCGTGTGGCGCTCCAGAAAACCTGAGTGCAGTAAAACTTTATTGTTCCCGAAGGACGTGTGAATTTGGACTAGAGTTCAAACGACCTCGGTCACAGgtgcaatacacacacatgcacacctatGACCGTGTTGCACCTTAACcttaaacattattaataaatgaagCAATCCGAGAAGGAATAAATGCAACATGTGACTCTGCATCGACGGCGTAGACTTCCAGAATCTGTAGCCGGTGAGAATAGCCCAGCAGGTGCACatacaaacatttcagaaacGTTTCCGTAATGGAGCAGAAATCCAATAGCTCTTTGACGGGCGCCATCTGCTcgatttaaaaagtgtttaatcTCGCCGAGCTGAATGGATTCAAACTGCTGCAGTTCCTTCCTTCACAGTAATGCTGCAGTGAGCCTTTTAGGGTCGGGACCGGTGTTTGCACACTTCCCAAAAAGATGTTTCTAGTGGAAACGTCTGCTTTCGTTTCAGTAAAGATCTTTTGGAGATCACTGCTGTTGTGTTCGATGGTTGAgatgtttcctttcttttccgTCGCTGCATAATGACTTTTTATGGAGTGACTCTCGAGTCTCATTAAGTCCGTCTGCTGACTGCCGCTCCCTCGTCtctccagcagggggagcagcCTCCTATAGAGAAGATGAAGCTCTCTCGCAGCCGCAACCTGGAGGAGGCCCTGTCTGAGACCGACACTCTGGTATGACTcgtatcgtgtgtgtgtgtgtgtgtgtgtgtgtgtgtgtgtgtgtgaaggagagagagttAATGATCTTTGTTAATGTCCCTCCGAGGGGAGATTCGCTAAGTGAGACAGATCGAGAGCGACGGAGGGAACAGAAGAAAGGGTGTCGGAGAAGATGGCTTTAGGATTGCCAGTATCTCCTTTGTCTGACACAGACAGtctctcaatgtgtgtgtgtgtgtgtgtgtgtgtgtgtgtgtgtgtgtttaggagcTAACGGATCAGGAGCTGTTCGCTGAGGTGGGCCCCTACATCACGGTGTCGGTGGCAGAGAAACCCCGTACACCTCTGAAAAGCAGCAAAAGTGAAACCCAGGCAATGCCGTCTCCAAGGTAACACATTACAAAAGACACAAGAGGACAAACTgtgagattgtttttgtttaatttgaatatttgtaATGCATTTATGTTTGTAATTAACATTATGAGTTAATACCTTTTGAATATTGTGGAGCTCCATGATGCCATTTAACCGCGCTGTGTGTGTCTTCCCTCAGGATGGACGGAGGCCACACGCCCAGACAGAAGCGCATCAGCACTCCCATGAAGGAGAGGCAGCTGTCCAAACCTTTGAGTGAACGGACCAACAGCTCCGACTCGGAGAGATCCCCGGAGCTGGGACACAGCACGCCGGTAACGTCTCCTCCTTTCCACCATCGTATCACAAGCTACGGCGTCATTTTAACCGAGCATACGGACATAAATGATCCCGctgtttctttattaaaaatgtaaaaagctgCCTTTGTTCTGCGTCCTCCTCATTTAGAGTTTCCCTAAAGTGAAGAACACAAATGCATCGTGATGATCTATGACTCGCCTGGAGCTCAgacatgaattatttatttgctgATGAGTCATCTGAAGAGTAAATGTGTTGCTGTAGGGgagttcatgtgtgtgtgtgtgtgtgtgtgtgtgtgtgtgtgtgtgtgtgtgtgtgtgtgtgtgtgtgtgtgtgtgtgtgtgtggtgtgtgtgtgtgtagctcctCAGGAAGGTAGTGTACGACCAGCTGAACCAGATTCTGTTGTCGGACTCTGGGCTCCCAGAGAGCCTGATCTTGGTCAACGGCACCGACTGGCAGGGgcaggtaagtgtgtgtgtgtgtgcaaagcatTTCCCCAATAACATTGGGTGCAGGCCCTTTTTCCCCATGCAtcttactctgtgtgtgtgtgtgtgtgtgtgtgtgtgtgtgtgtgtgtgtgttgcagtatgtTGTAGAGCAGCTGCAGGTCCAGAGACTCAAGCAGTGCAGAAATGATTGTGATTTTGTGCGCGTGTTATCCACAGGCGGTGGTGTTGGGGAGCAGCGGTGACAATCTCAGTGAGACCTCCACAGGAGCGCTCCATTAATAACCTGCTGagctagacacacacacacacacacacacacacacacacacacacacacacacctcaaattGCAGGTCCATTATAATCTTCAGGGTTTCTGACAGGACTGAGTGTTAATCTGTGTTCctgcggagtgtgtgtgtgtgtgtgtgtgtgtgtgtgtgtgtgtgtgtgtgtgtgtgtgtgtgtgtgcttgtggaGATTTGCTTCAACGTTTTCCTCCTATCAAATAGGCTGGAATTACATGTATCGAACGTGAGAGGAAGAAAACggatttataaaaaagaaagtaacaacagaagagggagggaggagggagggaggagggagggaggagggaggagggagggagggaggaggagaggttgAATGAGGTGAGGCAAGAGGCCGATGAGGACGAGGGCTGGAGAGTCGAGTCGAATcaaattcatttgaaaaatgaTTTTTCACAAAGCGAATTgctttacagacacacaaaaggTACAGATAGAAAACAGATagatgagggagggagggagggagggagggggtggaTGAGGTGAGAGAAGTGTTTCTTACTCTGGTGATGGCGGCATTGGAAGGGAGCTTGCGCCTCggcttcttcttcctcacctCATCTTCTTCGTCAAATAGATactgagagagacggagaggttAACTCTGGGTTATTATAACTTGGGTTTTAAAACATAAAGGCgatattcttcttattcttcttcttcttcttcttctactgtcaACAAATTCTATTAAAAGACCAAAAGCAACAATGAGTTGATCCGACTAACTAAGTCTGTGAGCTTCCACTGTTGTACTTGGTGACATGGGC
This window harbors:
- the LOC115024007 gene encoding phosphofurin acidic cluster sorting protein 1-like produces the protein MSWLPSHVVLVLSPQQPNIKQKFVALLKRFKVTDEVGFGLEHVSREQIQEVEEDLDELYDSLEMYNPSDSGPEMEETDSILSTPKPKLRPFFEGMSQSSSQTEIGSLNSKGSLGRDTFSPQGEQPPIEKMKLSRSRNLEEALSETDTLELTDQELFAEVGPYITVSVAEKPRTPLKSSKSETQAMPSPRMDGGHTPRQKRISTPMKERQLSKPLSERTNSSDSERSPELGHSTPLLRKVVYDQLNQILLSDSGLPESLILVNGTDWQGQYVVEQLQVQRLKQCRNDCDFVRVLSTGGGVGEQR